A window of Solanum stenotomum isolate F172 chromosome 3, ASM1918654v1, whole genome shotgun sequence contains these coding sequences:
- the LOC125859630 gene encoding mitogen-activated protein kinase kinase 3, with protein MAGLEELKKKLVPLFDADKGFSPTSTSDPFDSYSLSDAGTVNLLSQSYGVYNINELGLQKWPVDDTDHGEKTYRCASHEMRVFGAIGAGASSVVQRAIHIPTHRIIALKKINIFEKEKRQQLLTEIRTLCEAPCYQGLVEFYGAFYTPDSGQISIALEYMDGGSLADIIKIRKSIPEPILSSMVQKLLHGLSYLHGVRHLVHRDIKPANLLVNLKGEPKITDFGISAGLESSIAMCATFVGTVTYMSPERIRNENYSYPADIWSLGLALFECGTGEFPYTANEGPVNLMLQILDDPSPSLSRHDYSPEFCSFVDACLKKNPDDRPTADQLLSHPFIIKYSDSALDLGTFVRDIFDPTQRMKDLADMLTIHYYLLFDGSDEFWQHTKTLYNECSTFSFGGKESIGPNNIFSTLSNIRNTLAGEWPPEKLVHVVEKLQCRANGQDGVAIRVSGSFIVGNQFLICGDGMQVEGLPNLKDLSIDIPSKRMGTFHEQFIVEKANIIGRYFITKHELFITQ; from the exons ATGGCTGGACTGgaggaattgaagaagaaacttGTGCCTTTGTTTGATGCTGACAAGGGTTTTTCACCTACCTCTACATCTGATCCTTTTGATTCGTACTCT CTATCGGATGCCGGAACTGTGAATTTGTTGAGTCAATCATATGGAGTATACAATATCAATGAGCTGGGATTACAAAAGTGGCCTGTTGATGATACAGATCATGGAGAAAAGACATATAGATGTGCTTCCCATGAGATGAGGGTCTTTGGTGCCATAGGTGCCGGCGCCAGTAGTGTTGTTCAGAGAGCAATTCACATTCCAACTCATAGGATTATTGCTTTGaagaagataaatatttttgagaag GAGAAAAGGCAGCAACTACTTACTGAAATAAGGACATTGTGTGAGGCACCATGTTACCAAGGTCTTGTCGAGTTCTATGGAGCTTTTTATACTCCTGATTCTGGGCAGATAAGCATAGCTCTAGAGTACATGGATGGGGGTTCTCTTGCGGATATcataaaaattaggaaaagCATTCCAGAACCTATCCTTTCCTCAATGGTTCAAAAGCTCTTGCAT GGTCTCAGTTATTTGCACGGAGTTCGACATTTAGTCCACAGAGACATAAAGCCAGCAAATTTACTTGTCAATCTCAAGGGGGAGCCCAAAATAACTGATTTTGGAATTAGTGCTGGTTTAGAAAGCTCAATTGCTATG TGTGCTACTTTTGTTGGAACAGTAACTTACATGTCGCCGGAACGAATACGGAATGAGAATTACTCTTATCCAGCTGACATTTGGAGCCTTGGGCTTGCACTGTTTGAGTGTGGTACAGGTGAATTTCCATATACAGCTAATGAAGGACCTGTCAATCTCATGTTGCAG ATCCTAGATGATCCGTCTCCTTCACTGTCAAGACACGACTATTCACCAGAATTCTGCTCATTCGTTGATGCTTGCCTCAAAAAAAATCCTGATGACAGGCCGACAGCAGATCAG CTACTGTCACATCCATTCATTATCAAGTATAGTGATTCTGCATTAGACTTGGGTACTTTTGTCAGAGACATTTTTGATCCAACACAGAGGATGAAGGATTTGGCAGAT ATGCTGacaatacattattatttactatttgATGGATCCGATGAATTTTGGCAGCATACCAAGACATTATATAATGAATGCTCCACTTTCAG TTTTGGCGGGAAAGAATCCATCGGTCccaacaatattttttcaaCCTTATCCAACATTCGGAACACATTAGCTGGAGAATGGCCTCCAGAAAAGCTTGTCCATGTTGTAGAGAAACTTCAATGTCGAGCTAATGGTCAAGACGGAGTAGCAATTCGTGTCTCTGGATCTTTTATAGTTGGAAATCAATTCCTCATTTGTGGAGATGGTATGCAAGTTGAGGGTCTGCCAAACTTGAAAGATCTCTCTATTGATATACCCAGCAAACGGATGGGAACCTTTCATGAGCAATTTATTGTAGAGAAAGCAAACATTATCGGCCGTTATTTCATAACTAAGCATGAACTTTTCATTACTCAATAG
- the LOC125859641 gene encoding uncharacterized protein LOC125859641 isoform X1, whose product MAGREVREYTNLTDPKDKKWGKGKDKIDDEEIAFHRMVSKMQDVTGERGGYLHGRGALDSDDLLYLKEQMEAEEDAERLLRRTEKRAFQAFKKAVANSSPALLPLPLRVEPKPKSGIRQQDLLKRVVEVKSKKPKVSNSSNGNNSPVLPSTRAMPSGKSGADNEEIETLPVRSNEAGDRKIDNPVKSLLSVYDSSDDDDD is encoded by the exons ATGGCCGGAAGAGAAGTTCGAGAATATACAAATCTCACCGATCCTAAAG ATAAGAAATGGGGTAAAGGTAAGGATAAAATTGATGACGAAGAAATCGCTTTCCACCGCATGGTTTCCAAG ATGCAAGATGTTACTGGGGAACGTGGAGGTTACCTTCATGGAAGAGGCG CCCTGGACAGTGATGACTTGCTCTATCTTAAGGAACAGatggaagctgaggaggatgcAGAACGTCTTCTGCGTCGTACTGAAAAACGTGCATTCCAAGCATTTAAGA AAGCTGTTGCTAACTCGTCACCTGCATTACTTCCTCTGCCACTTCGTGTTGAGCCCAAACCCAAGAGTGGGATCAG GCAACAAGATTTACTAAAAAGAGTTGTAGAAGTCAAATCCAAGAAGCCAAAAGTTTCTAACTCATCCAATGGGAACAATTCCCCTGTACTTCCAAGTACACGGGCTATGCCAAGTGGCAAGTCTGGTGCTGATAATGAGGAGATAGAAACTTTGCCGGTCAGGTCAAATGAAGCTGGTGATAGAAAGATAGATAATCCAGTAAAAAGCTTGCTTtcagtatatgacagttctgatgatgatgatgactgA
- the LOC125859641 gene encoding uncharacterized protein LOC125859641 isoform X2, translated as MQDVTGERGGYLHGRGALDSDDLLYLKEQMEAEEDAERLLRRTEKRAFQAFKKAVANSSPALLPLPLRVEPKPKSGIRQQDLLKRVVEVKSKKPKVSNSSNGNNSPVLPSTRAMPSGKSGADNEEIETLPVRSNEAGDRKIDNPVKSLLSVYDSSDDDDD; from the exons ATGCAAGATGTTACTGGGGAACGTGGAGGTTACCTTCATGGAAGAGGCG CCCTGGACAGTGATGACTTGCTCTATCTTAAGGAACAGatggaagctgaggaggatgcAGAACGTCTTCTGCGTCGTACTGAAAAACGTGCATTCCAAGCATTTAAGA AAGCTGTTGCTAACTCGTCACCTGCATTACTTCCTCTGCCACTTCGTGTTGAGCCCAAACCCAAGAGTGGGATCAG GCAACAAGATTTACTAAAAAGAGTTGTAGAAGTCAAATCCAAGAAGCCAAAAGTTTCTAACTCATCCAATGGGAACAATTCCCCTGTACTTCCAAGTACACGGGCTATGCCAAGTGGCAAGTCTGGTGCTGATAATGAGGAGATAGAAACTTTGCCGGTCAGGTCAAATGAAGCTGGTGATAGAAAGATAGATAATCCAGTAAAAAGCTTGCTTtcagtatatgacagttctgatgatgatgatgactgA
- the LOC125859631 gene encoding abietadienol/abietadienal oxidase, whose amino-acid sequence MVHSLHRLIIPSVMEVYSEYCVLIIITLFSLIFIIKYYKKAKSQIGNTKKFPPGRRGWPIIGDSFNWYNAVASSHPPCFVEQQVQKYGKIFSCSLHGKWAVVSVDPVFNKFVMQNEGKLFQSSYPKSFRDLVGKNGVITAQGEQQRKLHSIASNMMRLDKLKFHFLNDIQRVIQETLNNFQDNEVILLQDVCRKLAINLMVNQLLGVSSESEVNEMAQLFSDFVDGCLSVPINMPGFAYHTAMKGRENIIIKINKIIETHRKEASNGNGVIYRLLEEESLPDEAVADFIINLLFAGNETTAKTMAFAVYFLTQCPKAMKQLQDEQESFRNEKGSNFDKEEMLSWQDYKAMPFTQCVIDETLRLGGIAIWLMREATNDVVYGDYIIPKGCFVVPFLSAVHLNENIYDEPRIFNPWRWMNPENQEKRNWRGSPFFAPFGGGGRFCPGAELARLQIALFLHYFVTTYRWKQVKEDRMSFFPSARLVNGFQIQLTRS is encoded by the exons ATGGTTCATTCTCTTCACAGGCTCATAATTCCATCTGTAATGGAAGTTTATTCAGAATATTGTGTGTTAATCATCATCACTCtgttttctctcattttcatCATCAAATACTACAAGAAAGCAAAATCCCAAATtggaaatacaaaaaaattccCTCCTGGAAGAAGAGGCTGGCCAATTATTGGTGACAGCTTTAATTGGTATAATGCTGTTGCCAGTTCTCATCCTCCTTGTTTTGTTGAACAACAAGTTCAAAA GTATGGGAAGATATTTTCATGTAGTTTACATGGAAAATGGGCTGTGGTATCAGTGGACCCTGTTTTTAACAAATTTGTAATGCAAAATGAAGGGAAATTATTCCAATCAAGTTATCCAAAATCTTTCAGAGATTTAGTTGGGAAAAATGGAGTGATCACAGCACAAGGAGAACAACAGAGGAAACTTCACTCTATTGCATCTAATATGATGAGATTAGATAAACTTAAGTTTCATTTCTTGAATGATATACAAAGAGTTATTCAAGAAACATTGAATAATTTTCAAGATAATGAGGTTATTCTTCTCCAAGATGTTTGTAGAAAG TTGGCAATTAATTTGATGGTTAATCAATTACTGGGAGTGTCAAGTGAATCAGAGGTGAATGAGATGGCTCAGTTATTCTCAGATTTTGTGGATGGATGCCTCTCTGTTCCAATCAATATGCCTGGTTTTGCTTACCATACTGCTATGAAG GGAAGAGAGAATATTATAATCAAGATAAACAAGATAATTGAGACACATAGAAAGGAAGCATCCAATGGGAATGGTGTGATTTATAGATTGCTGGAGGAAGAAAGCTTACCAGATGAAGCTGTTGCTGATTTCATTATAAACCTCTTGTTTGCTGGCAATGAGACCACAGCTAAAACCATGGCATTTGCTGTTTACTTCTTGACTCAATGTCCCAAGGCCATGAAGCAACTACAG GATGAGCAAGAGAGCTTTAGAAATGAGAAGGGTAGCAACTTTGATAAGGAGGAGATGCTCTCTTGGCAAGATTACAAAGCTATGCCTTTTACTCAATGT GTAATAGATGAAACTCTTAGGCTAGGAGGCATTGCAATATGGTTGATGAGAGAAGCCACAAACGATGTCGTATATGGAG ATTATATTATCCCAAAAGGATGCTTTGTTGTTCCATTTCTCTCAGCAGTTCATCTAAATGAAAACATCTATGATGAACCTAGAATTTTCAACCCTTGGAGATGGATGAATCCTGAAAATCAG gaaaaaagaaATTGGAGAGGTAGCCCATTTTTTGCCCCATTTGGAGGAGGTGGACGCTTTTGTCCTGGCGCTGAATTGGCTCGTCTTCAAATTGCACTATTTCTTCATTACTTCGTCACTACTTATAG GTGGAAACAAGTCAAGGAAGATCGTATGTCTTTTTTTCCATCTGCTCGTTTGGTCAATGGCTTTCAGATACAATTAACCAGAAGTTAA